The Flavobacterium marginilacus genome window below encodes:
- a CDS encoding type II restriction endonuclease — protein MEKGLLSKYFKGIVAKKLSEVEVDPRISNQHEFNGINEFKSILGSEKSIYEGVFVYLTDNEEDTLKEVGSLTWYNARENHPTRNEFRLYYSTTQIMEKANAGDFLLIGLTHDNKLAVLIAPRGTTAEQQLLWLFEIKEIGNKFIFRDISSNDTKLNFAGKYILNSVGFEIDEAEPDFLDLILKTFGNQFPSTAVFSDFARSTINNVSPIEEPDKTLIAWLEREEMLFKTLEKHIVSKKLEQGFGENKVDVDDFISFSLSVQNRRKSRAGFAFENHLESIFKSQKISFSKGAKTERNNKPDFLFPSIINYHKPDFPVELLTMLGVKTTAKDRWRQVLSEADRISQKHLITLEPAISLNQTDEMFAQNLQLVIPQSLKETFTASQQLNLLSLQDFLYVVRQRQTKFIK, from the coding sequence ATGGAAAAAGGTCTTCTATCAAAATACTTTAAAGGCATAGTCGCAAAAAAACTTAGTGAAGTTGAAGTTGATCCCCGAATTTCTAACCAACACGAATTCAATGGTATTAATGAATTTAAATCAATTTTAGGTTCGGAAAAATCTATATACGAAGGTGTTTTTGTGTATTTGACCGATAATGAAGAAGATACACTGAAAGAAGTAGGTTCTCTGACTTGGTATAACGCACGGGAAAATCATCCCACAAGAAATGAATTTCGACTTTATTATTCCACAACACAAATTATGGAAAAGGCTAATGCTGGGGATTTCTTATTGATTGGACTTACACATGATAATAAATTAGCTGTGCTGATAGCCCCAAGGGGGACAACAGCTGAACAACAATTGCTTTGGCTTTTTGAAATAAAAGAGATTGGAAACAAATTTATTTTCCGTGATATTTCTTCAAATGACACCAAACTTAATTTTGCAGGAAAGTATATTCTAAATTCAGTTGGTTTTGAAATTGATGAGGCTGAGCCAGATTTCTTAGACTTGATACTTAAAACATTTGGAAATCAGTTTCCCTCAACAGCGGTTTTTTCAGATTTTGCACGCTCTACAATTAATAATGTTTCCCCAATTGAAGAACCTGATAAAACTTTAATTGCTTGGCTTGAAAGAGAAGAGATGCTTTTCAAAACGCTTGAGAAACATATTGTATCAAAAAAACTTGAACAAGGATTTGGAGAAAATAAGGTAGACGTAGACGATTTTATTTCGTTTTCATTAAGCGTTCAAAATAGAAGAAAGTCTCGTGCTGGTTTTGCTTTTGAAAATCATCTCGAATCTATTTTTAAATCTCAAAAAATAAGTTTTTCTAAGGGGGCAAAAACAGAAAGGAATAACAAACCAGATTTTCTTTTTCCTTCGATAATAAATTATCATAAGCCAGATTTTCCAGTTGAATTATTGACGATGCTTGGTGTAAAGACTACAGCAAAAGATAGATGGAGACAAGTTTTGTCAGAAGCAGATAGGATTTCCCAGAAACATTTAATTACTTTAGAGCCAGCAATAAGCCTAAATCAGACTGATGAAATGTTTGCGCAAAATTTACAACTTGTAATTCCACAATCTTTGAAGGAAACTTTTACAGCTTCTCAACAATTAAATTTATTAAGCCTTCAAGACTTTTTATATGTAGTTCGCCAACGGCAAACTAAGTTCATTAAATAG
- a CDS encoding helix-turn-helix domain-containing protein → MNIKEKFGSKVKELRSQKGFSIEFMANISNVDRTYISDIEKGKRNVSIEIMEKIITALDTDFGAFFNDMSFKK, encoded by the coding sequence ATGAATATAAAAGAAAAATTCGGATCAAAAGTCAAAGAACTGAGAAGCCAAAAAGGTTTCTCTATTGAGTTTATGGCAAATATTTCAAATGTAGACAGAACTTATATTTCCGACATCGAAAAAGGGAAAAGAAATGTCTCTATAGAAATTATGGAAAAAATTATTACAGCTCTTGATACTGATTTTGGAGCTTTTTTTAACGACATGAGTTTTAAAAAATGA
- a CDS encoding threonine/serine exporter family protein: MDFALLEKGIWLGCAGIGFGALFNVPRRTLAAIYIMSALGGLLKFYMISLEFGLVFAAFCGSSLIGFLSVLAAHYRKAPPMTFSLPALIPMIPGFFAYKAMVGVMKLTAEKDPDVYSKLFFETANNGLSACFIILALSAGVAIPLLIARKETVKRIKTDKVLEMQLENLEEEN; the protein is encoded by the coding sequence ATGGATTTCGCATTATTAGAAAAAGGAATTTGGTTAGGATGTGCTGGAATTGGTTTTGGAGCATTGTTCAATGTTCCCCGCCGTACTTTAGCAGCTATTTACATTATGTCGGCACTTGGAGGATTGCTGAAGTTTTATATGATTTCACTCGAATTTGGATTGGTTTTTGCTGCTTTCTGCGGATCGAGTCTTATCGGTTTTTTAAGTGTTTTGGCTGCTCATTACCGCAAAGCACCGCCAATGACCTTTTCGCTTCCTGCTTTAATTCCTATGATTCCTGGTTTTTTTGCCTATAAAGCGATGGTAGGCGTTATGAAATTAACCGCCGAAAAAGACCCGGATGTGTATTCCAAACTTTTCTTTGAAACAGCAAACAACGGACTCTCGGCTTGTTTTATCATTTTGGCTTTATCAGCTGGGGTTGCTATTCCGCTGCTTATAGCCCGTAAAGAAACCGTGAAGCGGATTAAAACAGATAAAGTTTTAGAAATGCAGCTCGAAAACTTAGAAGAGGAAAATTAA
- a CDS encoding HPF/RaiA family ribosome-associated protein — MKVQINTDKNIEGSERLESYFSSEVSRVLSRFDDKVTRIEVHFGDENSAKSGFGDKRCVIEARPANMQPIAVTEHADSIEKAFNGALDKIKKVLNTTFDKQKAH, encoded by the coding sequence ATGAAAGTACAAATTAACACCGACAAGAATATAGAAGGAAGCGAAAGATTAGAATCTTACTTTTCTAGTGAAGTATCAAGAGTATTATCCCGTTTTGATGATAAAGTAACGCGTATCGAAGTGCATTTTGGTGATGAAAATAGTGCTAAATCAGGTTTTGGAGATAAACGCTGCGTTATTGAAGCACGCCCTGCCAATATGCAGCCGATAGCCGTTACAGAGCACGCCGATTCGATTGAGAAAGCATTCAACGGAGCTTTGGACAAAATCAAAAAAGTACTAAATACTACATTCGATAAGCAGAAAGCGCATTAA
- a CDS encoding restriction endonuclease subunit S — protein MKRGWEVKKLKEVCAKITDGTHQTPKYFDDGVVFLSSKNVTSGKIDWNNIKYIDEKQHLEMHKRVAPRVGDILLAKNGTTGVAAMVDKDVVFDIYVSLAHIRVLDKVSPHYMLYFINSPIAKKQFNKRLKGSGVPNLHLEEIREVEIPFPSSLQEQQSIVSILDEAFTAIDKAKAKAQQNLKNAKELFESYLQNLFLNPKENWQIKKWGDLCHFVRGPFGGSLKKSIFKESGYVVYEQKHAIHDHFNQLRYFIDEEKFNEMARFEVKSGDIIMSCSGVTLGRVAIVPDGIPRGIINQALLKLTPNKDVSAHFLKHWLRSKIFQDIIFRYSGGAAIPNVPSAKILKDIKIPFPKLDEQNKIVNEIETVLIETKRLEAIYQQKINDLEELKKSILQKAFAGELTNKKLEYEL, from the coding sequence ATGAAACGAGGTTGGGAAGTAAAAAAATTAAAAGAAGTTTGTGCAAAAATTACTGATGGCACACATCAAACACCGAAATATTTTGATGACGGTGTTGTATTTCTTTCGTCAAAAAATGTAACCAGTGGTAAAATAGATTGGAATAACATTAAATATATTGATGAAAAACAACATTTAGAAATGCATAAACGAGTTGCGCCAAGAGTTGGTGATATTTTATTAGCAAAAAATGGCACAACTGGCGTTGCAGCTATGGTTGATAAAGATGTAGTTTTTGATATTTATGTTAGTCTTGCTCATATAAGAGTTTTAGATAAAGTCTCTCCTCATTATATGCTTTATTTTATAAATTCTCCTATTGCAAAAAAACAATTCAACAAAAGATTAAAAGGCTCAGGAGTACCAAACTTGCATTTAGAAGAGATTAGAGAAGTTGAAATACCCTTTCCATCGTCACTTCAAGAACAACAAAGCATAGTTTCCATTTTAGACGAAGCCTTTACCGCTATAGATAAAGCAAAAGCAAAAGCTCAACAAAACCTTAAAAACGCAAAGGAACTTTTTGAGAGTTATTTGCAAAATTTGTTTTTAAATCCAAAGGAAAATTGGCAAATCAAAAAATGGGGTGATTTATGTCATTTTGTTAGAGGTCCTTTTGGTGGCAGTTTAAAAAAATCTATTTTCAAAGAAAGTGGATATGTTGTTTATGAACAAAAACACGCAATACATGACCATTTCAATCAATTGAGATATTTTATTGATGAAGAAAAATTCAATGAAATGGCAAGATTTGAAGTAAAGTCAGGTGATATAATTATGAGTTGTTCAGGTGTGACTTTGGGGCGTGTTGCCATTGTTCCTGATGGTATTCCGAGAGGAATAATAAATCAAGCACTATTGAAATTAACACCTAATAAGGATGTTTCGGCTCATTTTTTAAAACATTGGTTGAGGAGCAAAATTTTTCAAGACATTATTTTTAGATATTCTGGTGGAGCTGCAATTCCAAACGTGCCTTCTGCCAAAATTTTAAAAGATATTAAGATTCCATTTCCTAAACTAGATGAACAAAACAAAATAGTAAATGAAATCGAAACTGTATTAATTGAAACAAAGAGACTAGAAGCCATCTATCAACAAAAAATAAATGATTTAGAGGAGTTAAAAAAGAGTATTTTGCAAAAGGCATTTGCGGGAGAATTAACCAATAAGAAATTGGAGTATGAATTATAA
- a CDS encoding very short patch repair endonuclease yields MDRHTPQQRSKNMRAIKSTETKSEVRLAKALWHIGLRYRKNNKKVFGCPDLTFRNLKIAIFVDGEFFHGKDWETIKKPKTNSEYWIKKIERNIQRDLEVNHYLESQNWKVLRFWSNDIKKNLGACIAVILNTINYRTQQLTNVPPSWE; encoded by the coding sequence ATGGATCGTCACACACCACAACAGCGTTCCAAAAACATGCGTGCTATAAAAAGCACAGAAACAAAATCCGAAGTGCGTTTGGCCAAAGCATTATGGCATATAGGATTACGATACCGAAAAAACAATAAAAAAGTTTTTGGTTGTCCAGATTTGACTTTTCGAAATCTAAAAATTGCCATTTTTGTTGATGGCGAATTCTTCCACGGTAAAGACTGGGAAACGATAAAAAAACCAAAAACCAATTCAGAATATTGGATAAAAAAGATTGAACGAAATATACAACGTGATCTTGAAGTCAATCATTATTTAGAATCTCAGAATTGGAAAGTTTTGCGTTTTTGGAGCAATGACATCAAAAAAAATCTAGGTGCTTGTATTGCTGTAATTCTGAATACTATTAATTACAGGACACAGCAATTAACGAATGTTCCTCCTTCATGGGAATAA
- the hsdR gene encoding EcoAI/FtnUII family type I restriction enzme subunit R, whose translation MNEAETRAELIDPKLKACGWGIIEGSRILREYNITAGKIQTGGIRGKKTIADYVLVYKGIKLAVVEAKSNDLRVGEGVAQAKQYAEKLLLETTYSTNGTEIYSICMKTGVEGLVNDYLSPDELWDKTFAVQNEWRERFSSIPFEDKSGSWQLRYYQELAVNRTLEALANNEQRILLTLATGTGKTAIAFQIAWKLFQTRWNLKRDGSRRPRILFLADRNILADQAFNSFSSFPEDALVRISPKEISKKGSVPTNGSIFFTIFQTFMSGTDSEGKPAPYFGAYPADYFDFIIIDECHRGGANDEGNWRGILDYFAPAVQLGLTATPKRKDNTDTYKYFGEPVYIYSLKEGINDGFLTPFKVKRIKTTLDDYIFTSDDHIVEGEIEEGKLYTEPDFNKIIEIKEREAKRVQIYMDEANQNEKAIIFCATQEHAAAVRDLVNQYKKTKDTNYCVRVTAHDGEIGEQFLREFQDNEKTIPTILTTSQKLSTGVDARNIRNIVLMRPVNSMIEFKQIVGRGTRLFDGKYFFTIYDFVDAYHHFADPEWDGEPLEPESPIVPPTEKTCKVCYQKPCICLNEPPPACLTCGESPCVCTKRKRIIIKLRDGKEREIQSMISTSFWSADGRPISAEDFLNNLFGELPKLFTSEEELRTIWSNPTTRKVLLEKLDDAGFGREELATLQKLIDAEKSDLFDVLEYVFNSDVKPMTREQRVAAAEATIFAILNDQQKEFIEFVLGKYVETGVEELDQEKLPILLTNKYHSLEDAKGILGDVSKISSLFIEFQKHLYIQKVS comes from the coding sequence ATGAACGAAGCAGAAACTAGAGCAGAATTAATAGACCCAAAGCTAAAAGCTTGTGGATGGGGCATTATTGAGGGTTCAAGAATCCTTCGTGAATACAATATTACGGCAGGCAAAATCCAAACAGGAGGCATAAGAGGCAAAAAAACAATTGCTGATTATGTCTTGGTTTACAAAGGAATCAAACTGGCTGTAGTAGAAGCCAAAAGCAATGATTTACGAGTTGGCGAAGGGGTGGCACAAGCCAAACAATATGCCGAAAAACTTCTTTTAGAAACCACTTATTCTACAAATGGAACTGAAATATATAGCATCTGTATGAAAACAGGTGTTGAAGGTTTAGTTAACGATTATTTATCTCCAGATGAATTATGGGACAAGACCTTTGCAGTTCAAAATGAATGGAGAGAAAGATTTTCTTCCATTCCTTTTGAAGATAAAAGTGGTAGTTGGCAATTGCGTTATTATCAGGAATTGGCAGTTAATAGAACCTTAGAAGCATTAGCCAATAACGAACAGCGTATTTTATTAACACTTGCCACTGGAACGGGTAAAACAGCAATAGCATTTCAAATTGCATGGAAACTATTTCAAACCCGTTGGAACTTAAAACGAGATGGTAGCCGAAGACCAAGAATATTATTTTTAGCCGATAGAAATATTTTAGCCGACCAAGCTTTCAACTCATTTTCTTCCTTTCCAGAAGATGCTTTGGTAAGAATCAGTCCGAAAGAAATCAGTAAAAAAGGAAGCGTTCCCACAAACGGAAGCATTTTCTTTACCATATTTCAAACTTTTATGAGTGGCACGGATTCTGAAGGTAAACCCGCACCTTATTTTGGTGCTTATCCTGCTGACTATTTTGATTTTATTATAATTGATGAGTGTCATCGTGGTGGAGCGAATGACGAAGGCAATTGGAGAGGAATTTTAGATTATTTTGCACCAGCCGTACAATTAGGTTTGACTGCAACTCCTAAACGAAAGGACAATACAGATACGTACAAATATTTTGGGGAACCTGTTTATATCTATTCGCTTAAAGAAGGTATAAATGACGGCTTCTTAACTCCTTTTAAAGTAAAACGAATAAAAACCACACTTGACGATTATATCTTCACCAGCGATGACCATATTGTTGAAGGAGAAATCGAAGAGGGCAAATTATATACTGAACCAGATTTTAATAAAATCATTGAGATAAAAGAAAGAGAAGCTAAGCGTGTTCAGATTTATATGGACGAAGCCAATCAAAACGAAAAGGCAATCATTTTTTGTGCTACACAAGAACATGCAGCTGCCGTTCGTGATTTAGTAAACCAATACAAAAAAACCAAAGACACAAACTATTGCGTTCGTGTTACTGCTCACGATGGAGAAATTGGAGAACAGTTTCTAAGAGAGTTTCAAGATAACGAAAAAACAATCCCAACAATACTGACCACTTCACAAAAACTATCAACTGGAGTAGATGCACGAAATATTAGGAATATTGTTTTAATGCGACCAGTAAATTCAATGATAGAGTTCAAACAAATTGTAGGTAGAGGAACAAGACTGTTTGATGGAAAATATTTTTTTACTATTTATGATTTTGTAGACGCCTATCATCATTTTGCGGACCCTGAATGGGATGGTGAACCATTAGAACCAGAATCACCAATAGTTCCGCCTACAGAAAAGACTTGTAAAGTTTGCTATCAGAAGCCTTGTATTTGTCTTAATGAACCTCCACCAGCCTGTCTTACTTGTGGCGAAAGCCCTTGTGTTTGCACAAAACGAAAAAGAATTATAATAAAATTGCGTGACGGAAAAGAAAGAGAAATACAGTCAATGATTTCTACTTCGTTTTGGAGCGCAGACGGTAGACCTATTTCAGCAGAAGATTTTTTGAATAATCTTTTCGGAGAATTGCCTAAATTATTTACAAGTGAAGAAGAGTTAAGAACTATTTGGAGTAACCCAACTACAAGAAAAGTTTTATTAGAAAAACTAGATGATGCTGGTTTTGGAAGAGAAGAATTAGCAACGCTTCAAAAATTAATAGATGCAGAGAAAAGCGATTTATTCGATGTATTGGAATATGTATTTAATAGCGATGTAAAACCAATGACTAGAGAACAGCGTGTTGCCGCAGCAGAAGCTACTATTTTTGCAATTCTAAATGACCAACAAAAAGAATTCATTGAGTTTGTGTTGGGTAAATATGTTGAAACAGGTGTTGAAGAACTTGACCAAGAAAAGTTGCCAATTCTGCTTACTAATAAATATCATTCGTTAGAAGATGCCAAAGGTATTTTAGGAGATGTCTCAAAGATAAGCTCTCTGTTTATTGAATTTCAGAAACATTTGTACATACAGAAGGTTTCATAG
- the dcm gene encoding DNA (cytosine-5-)-methyltransferase encodes MTKAKKYSEIRKKLQIDVDKKTDNGLAKLTHYFQNHKNGVSQYYKNEATEYLTNLHEKLNIVEEPNFQYYLPIKWDIPFPSPENPKFKFIDLFAGIGGIRLAYQNLGGKCVFTSEWDTYSKKTYEANFGKVPFGDITQIKETEIPDHDVLLAGFPCQPFSIAGVSKKNALGRNHGFLDETQGTLFFDIARILKHKRPKTFMLENVKNLVSHDKGNTFKVIQKTLQELNYTIYYKVLDGKYFVPQHRERIIIVGFDNEYFEGKENFKFPEMTEAKFALKDILLSQVDPKYTLSDKLWNYLQEYAKKHKAKGNGFGFGLADLNGISRTMSARYYKDGAEILIPQKGKNPRRLVPRECARLQGFPDEFIIPVSDNQAYKQFGNSVVSPLMQAVGENLVAEIAKRKAVKNLIP; translated from the coding sequence ATGACAAAAGCAAAAAAATATTCAGAAATCAGAAAAAAACTTCAAATTGATGTTGATAAAAAGACGGATAATGGGCTGGCAAAGCTTACTCATTATTTTCAGAATCATAAGAATGGAGTTTCACAATATTACAAAAATGAGGCTACAGAATACCTCACAAATTTACATGAGAAATTAAATATTGTTGAGGAACCAAATTTTCAATATTATTTGCCCATAAAATGGGACATTCCATTTCCTTCACCTGAAAATCCAAAATTTAAATTTATTGACCTATTTGCTGGAATTGGAGGTATAAGACTAGCTTATCAGAATTTAGGAGGAAAATGTGTGTTCACTAGTGAATGGGATACTTATTCTAAAAAAACTTATGAAGCTAATTTTGGAAAAGTGCCATTTGGGGATATAACGCAAATTAAAGAAACTGAAATTCCAGATCATGATGTTTTACTTGCAGGATTCCCGTGTCAGCCATTTTCTATTGCAGGGGTTTCAAAAAAGAATGCATTAGGCAGAAATCATGGCTTTTTAGACGAAACGCAAGGAACATTGTTTTTTGACATTGCGAGAATATTAAAACACAAAAGACCAAAAACTTTTATGTTAGAAAATGTCAAAAATCTAGTATCTCATGATAAAGGAAATACATTCAAAGTCATTCAAAAAACCTTGCAGGAATTAAATTACACCATTTACTATAAAGTTTTAGATGGGAAATACTTTGTTCCTCAACATAGAGAAAGAATTATTATTGTTGGTTTTGATAACGAATATTTTGAAGGAAAAGAAAATTTTAAATTCCCAGAAATGACTGAAGCAAAGTTTGCATTAAAAGATATTCTTTTGTCTCAAGTAGATCCTAAATATACATTATCAGATAAACTATGGAATTATCTTCAAGAATATGCAAAAAAACATAAAGCCAAAGGGAATGGTTTTGGATTTGGTTTAGCTGACTTGAATGGAATTTCACGAACTATGAGTGCTAGATATTATAAAGATGGAGCAGAAATACTTATTCCTCAAAAAGGTAAAAATCCAAGAAGATTAGTACCGAGAGAATGCGCAAGGCTTCAGGGATTTCCAGATGAGTTTATTATTCCTGTTTCGGATAATCAGGCCTATAAACAGTTTGGGAATTCAGTTGTATCTCCTCTAATGCAAGCAGTTGGTGAGAATTTAGTCGCAGAAATTGCAAAGCGAAAGGCTGTCAAAAATTTAATTCCTTAG
- a CDS encoding threonine/serine ThrE exporter family protein: MEIAKPNKYELGEMLLEIGSLLIVSGANTERVKLTISRIAGAFCCDSDLMITNHALMITVKYKDQIKTFTSVKWVPNMHLNFNLISDISTMSWKIVEEKWSLERINNELKLLDRKPLYPRALVLFLVALAGASFCRLFGGGLAEMILCFLGTFLGLFVRQETVKLKFNFYLCIFFAALTSSFLVGAWWHFNPDQDFIHALSTSVLFLIPGVPMINSFSDFIDGNILNGTTRGVNVLVIAFAIALGLMVSLLIFKLH, from the coding sequence ATGGAAATTGCAAAACCAAACAAATATGAACTGGGAGAAATGCTCCTGGAAATAGGTTCCCTACTCATCGTTTCGGGCGCCAATACCGAACGGGTCAAATTAACCATCAGCAGAATTGCCGGTGCTTTTTGCTGCGATTCGGATTTAATGATTACCAATCATGCTTTGATGATTACCGTAAAGTATAAAGATCAGATTAAAACATTCACCAGCGTAAAATGGGTGCCCAATATGCATCTTAATTTCAATCTCATCTCCGATATCAGTACGATGAGCTGGAAAATAGTCGAAGAGAAATGGTCACTGGAACGTATAAATAATGAACTGAAACTGCTTGACCGAAAACCCTTATATCCAAGAGCGTTGGTTTTATTTCTTGTTGCCTTGGCAGGAGCCTCTTTCTGCAGACTCTTTGGCGGGGGATTAGCCGAAATGATTCTTTGCTTTTTGGGAACTTTCCTAGGCTTGTTTGTAAGACAGGAAACGGTAAAGCTCAAATTTAATTTTTATCTCTGTATCTTTTTTGCGGCTTTAACCTCTTCTTTCTTAGTTGGAGCCTGGTGGCATTTTAATCCTGATCAAGATTTTATACATGCCTTATCCACCTCTGTTCTGTTTTTGATTCCCGGAGTGCCAATGATTAATTCTTTCTCTGATTTTATTGACGGAAACATATTAAACGGAACCACACGAGGCGTTAACGTTTTGGTTATCGCTTTTGCCATTGCATTAGGGCTTATGGTTTCATTATTAATTTTTAAATTACATTAA
- a CDS encoding prolyl oligopeptidase family serine peptidase, producing the protein MAVSTSMASLGQTQKSSPITYPKTAKGETVDVYFDTKVSDPYRWLEDDRSAETATWVKEQNKVTYDYLSKIPFREALKSRLEKLWNYEKISAPFKEGDFIYYYKNNGLQNQSVLYRKDSKGKEEIFLDPNTFSKLGTTSLGGVNFSEDGSKAAYSISEGGSDWRKVILIDVFSFKKLEDTLVDIKFSGVSWKGNEGFYYSSYDKPKGSELSAKTDQHKLYYHKLGTSQKDDQVIFGADQKRRYVGGYVTEDGHYLVITASNATYGNELYIQDLTKPNSPIVTVVDNFNSDSSIIETEGSKLFIETDWNAPNKRIVSVDFSSPKPENWKDVIPETENVLTPTTGAGYIFANYMKDAVSIVRQYDYSGRLVREIQLPGLGTASGFGSKKEEKTLYYSFTNYVTAGTIYSFEPKSGKSAVYEKPKVDFKSENYVSSQVFYTSKDGTKIPMIITHKKGLKLDGKNPTILYGYGGFNISLTPAFSVSNAVWMENGGIYAVANLRGGGEYGKKWHDAGTKMQKQNVFDDFIAAAEFLIAKKYTSSAFLAIRGGSNGGLLVGATMTQRPDLMKVALPAVGVMDMLRYHTFTSGAGWAFDYGTSADSKEMFEYIKNYSPVANVKSGVQYPATMVTTGDHDDRVVPAHSFKFAAELQEKQSGINPVLIRIDINAGHGAGKSLAATIQESCDIQAFTLYNMGFTALPK; encoded by the coding sequence ATGGCTGTATCAACTTCAATGGCTTCTTTGGGGCAGACCCAAAAATCAAGTCCAATAACGTATCCCAAAACAGCAAAAGGCGAAACAGTCGATGTGTATTTTGACACCAAAGTAAGCGACCCGTACCGCTGGCTTGAAGACGACAGATCGGCAGAAACTGCTACTTGGGTAAAGGAACAGAACAAAGTTACTTATGATTATCTGTCCAAAATTCCTTTTAGAGAGGCTTTGAAATCAAGACTCGAAAAACTTTGGAACTACGAAAAAATAAGCGCACCATTTAAAGAAGGGGATTTTATTTATTATTATAAAAATAATGGACTGCAGAATCAATCAGTTTTGTATCGCAAAGATTCCAAAGGCAAAGAAGAAATCTTCCTGGATCCAAATACATTTTCCAAATTAGGAACCACATCATTGGGCGGAGTAAATTTCTCCGAAGACGGATCCAAAGCAGCCTATTCCATTTCAGAGGGCGGAAGTGACTGGAGAAAAGTAATTCTGATTGATGTTTTTAGTTTCAAAAAACTGGAAGATACACTGGTCGATATCAAATTTAGCGGTGTGTCCTGGAAAGGGAACGAAGGATTTTATTATTCCAGTTACGACAAGCCAAAAGGAAGTGAACTGTCAGCCAAAACCGATCAGCACAAATTATATTATCATAAATTAGGAACATCGCAAAAAGACGATCAGGTTATTTTTGGCGCAGACCAAAAACGCCGTTATGTGGGCGGTTATGTTACCGAGGATGGTCATTATCTGGTAATCACAGCATCCAATGCCACATACGGAAACGAGCTTTACATTCAGGATCTGACCAAGCCTAACAGCCCTATTGTAACCGTAGTTGATAATTTCAATAGCGACAGCAGTATTATAGAAACCGAAGGCAGTAAATTGTTCATAGAAACCGATTGGAACGCTCCCAACAAACGCATCGTGAGTGTGGATTTCAGCAGTCCAAAACCCGAAAACTGGAAAGACGTAATTCCCGAAACCGAAAATGTTTTGACACCAACCACGGGAGCTGGTTACATTTTTGCTAATTATATGAAAGATGCCGTGTCGATTGTGAGGCAATACGATTATTCAGGCAGATTAGTACGCGAAATTCAGTTGCCGGGCTTAGGAACAGCTTCTGGATTTGGCAGTAAAAAAGAAGAAAAAACACTTTATTATTCGTTTACTAATTACGTAACAGCGGGAACGATTTATTCATTCGAACCAAAATCAGGAAAATCGGCGGTTTATGAAAAACCAAAAGTAGATTTTAAAAGCGAAAATTACGTTTCGTCACAGGTATTTTACACTTCTAAGGATGGAACAAAAATCCCAATGATAATCACTCACAAGAAAGGATTAAAACTCGATGGTAAGAACCCAACAATACTTTACGGTTATGGCGGATTCAATATTAGTTTGACGCCAGCCTTCAGTGTCTCCAATGCGGTTTGGATGGAAAACGGCGGAATTTATGCCGTTGCCAACCTTCGCGGAGGCGGGGAATACGGGAAAAAATGGCACGATGCAGGAACTAAAATGCAGAAACAAAATGTTTTTGATGATTTCATCGCAGCTGCCGAATTTCTTATTGCAAAAAAATATACATCATCTGCATTCCTTGCCATTCGAGGCGGGTCCAATGGGGGATTATTGGTAGGAGCTACCATGACACAGCGTCCCGATCTGATGAAAGTCGCTTTGCCGGCCGTGGGTGTGATGGACATGCTGCGCTACCACACCTTTACTTCAGGCGCTGGCTGGGCTTTCGATTATGGAACATCGGCAGACAGTAAAGAAATGTTCGAATACATCAAAAATTATTCGCCTGTTGCTAACGTTAAATCAGGTGTTCAGTATCCCGCGACAATGGTCACTACGGGCGATCACGACGATAGGGTAGTTCCGGCACACAGTTTCAAATTTGCTGCCGAGTTACAGGAAAAACAGTCGGGAATTAATCCCGTTTTAATCCGAATTGATATTAACGCAGGGCACGGAGCAGGAAAATCATTGGCTGCAACTATTCAGGAAAGCTGCGATATTCAGGCTTTTACACTTTATAATATGGGATTTACAGCATTACCAAAATAA